From Cytophagia bacterium CHB2, one genomic window encodes:
- the rplD gene encoding 50S ribosomal protein L4, which translates to MQVEVYTKDGQKSGKTITLPDEVFGIEPNRHVIYLAVKAQQANQRQGTHKTKTRKEVSGGGKKPWKQKGRGVARAGSIRSPLWVGGGRVFGPQPRDYSQSINQKVKKLARKSVLSLKAQSGELVVVEDFTLESGKTKDMTAILKNFGADKIKSVLLVPQADSSLLRASRNLYKMKLQVGPEASTLDLLDCQKLFIQESAVSRIAGVLQA; encoded by the coding sequence ATGCAAGTCGAGGTATATACAAAAGACGGCCAAAAATCCGGCAAAACGATTACACTGCCGGATGAGGTATTCGGTATCGAGCCGAATCGCCACGTGATTTACCTGGCGGTGAAAGCGCAGCAAGCCAATCAACGGCAGGGCACGCACAAGACCAAAACGCGCAAGGAAGTCAGCGGCGGCGGCAAGAAACCGTGGAAGCAAAAAGGCCGCGGTGTGGCGCGCGCCGGCTCGATTCGCTCGCCGCTTTGGGTGGGCGGTGGCCGCGTCTTTGGCCCGCAACCGCGTGATTACAGCCAATCGATCAATCAGAAAGTCAAGAAATTGGCGCGCAAATCCGTGTTGTCGTTGAAAGCCCAATCGGGTGAACTTGTGGTGGTGGAGGATTTCACCCTGGAGAGCGGCAAGACGAAGGATATGACGGCGATTCTCAAAAATTTTGGTGCGGACAAGATCAAATCCGTTCTGCTCGTTCCGCAAGCGGATTCATCCTTGTTGCGCGCCAGCCGGAACCTTTATAAAATGAAATTGCAAGTTGGCCCGGAGGCTTCGACGTTGGATTTGCTCGACTGCCAGAAATTATTCATTCAAGAAAGCGCGGTGTCACGCATCGCGGGAGTGTTGCAGGCATGA
- a CDS encoding 50S ribosomal protein L3, protein MTGLIGKKLGMSRIFDDKGNSVPVTVIQAGPCYISDIRTQQKHGYDSLQLGFAEKRKKKINKAEAGHFAKANIPVAQHVREFRDFDDIANFKLGDVIKADLFKVGDVVKAIGMSKGKGFQGVVKRHHFGGGSVTHGQSDRMRAPGSVGGSSYPSRVWKGMRMAGRMGGDRVTTKNLKVVKVDAENNILMLRGSVPGANQGIVIISK, encoded by the coding sequence ATGACTGGGTTGATCGGTAAAAAACTAGGGATGTCACGTATTTTCGATGATAAAGGAAATAGCGTGCCGGTGACGGTGATTCAAGCCGGACCGTGCTACATCTCCGACATTCGTACCCAGCAGAAACATGGTTACGATTCGCTGCAACTCGGTTTTGCAGAAAAACGCAAGAAGAAAATCAATAAAGCGGAAGCCGGGCACTTTGCCAAGGCCAACATTCCGGTGGCGCAACACGTGCGAGAATTTCGCGACTTTGACGATATCGCCAATTTCAAACTGGGCGATGTCATTAAAGCCGATCTTTTTAAAGTCGGCGATGTCGTGAAAGCGATTGGCATGAGCAAGGGCAAGGGTTTTCAAGGCGTGGTGAAACGCCACCATTTCGGCGGCGGCTCCGTGACGCACGGTCAAAGTGATCGCATGCGCGCGCCGGGTTCGGTGGGCGGCAGTTCCTACCCTTCGAGGGTTTGGAAGGGCATGCGCATGGCCGGACGCATGGGCGGCGATCGTGTGACGACGAAGAATTTGAAAGTCGTCAAGGTGGATGCTGAGAATAATATTCTGATGCTGCGCGGCAGTGTTCCAGGCGCGAATCAAGGAATCGTTATCATCTCCAAGTGA
- a CDS encoding 50S ribosomal protein L23 yields MRTPEEILRRPLLTEKILLLSEEKDDDKKKHRNKYGFEVLADANKFEIKRAVQKKFNVNVVDVNIVNIKGKSKRMNTRRGVTFGRRRDYKKALVTLQEGQKIDFYAGAAS; encoded by the coding sequence ATGAGAACGCCGGAAGAGATTTTGCGCCGCCCGCTGTTGACGGAAAAAATCCTGCTCCTCAGCGAGGAAAAGGACGATGATAAGAAGAAACACCGCAACAAATACGGCTTCGAAGTGCTGGCTGACGCCAATAAATTTGAAATCAAACGCGCCGTGCAGAAAAAATTCAACGTAAATGTGGTTGATGTGAATATCGTCAACATCAAGGGCAAGAGCAAGCGCATGAACACGCGGCGCGGCGTGACGTTTGGCCGCCGCCGGGACTATAAAAAAGCTCTCGTCACGCTTCAGGAAGGCCAGAAAATCGATTTCTACGCGGGCGCAGCTTCCTGA